The genomic interval ATCAGTTGAAGAGCTGAATGCGGCGCTGTTGTCTGAGCTGCAAGCTCAGTTCAAGCTCCGTATGCAGGCAGCTACCGGTCAACTGAGCCAGACTCATCTGTTGAAGAACGCTCGTCGTGACATCGCACGTATTAAAACTGTGCTGACTGAAAAGGCAGGTAATTAACAATGGATCAGGCAAAAAAGACTGCGCGCACGCTGACCGGTAAGGTCGTTAGCAACAAGATGGACAAGTCCATTGTTGTTCTGATCGAGCGTCGCGAAAAGCACCCGATTTATGGCAAGTATGTTAGTAAATCATCTAAGTTGAAGGCTCATGACGAGAACAACGAGTGCAAGATGGGTGACGTTGTCACTATCGCTGAATCTCGTCCTCTGTCTAAAACTAAGTCTTGGGCTTTAGTTAAAATTGAAGAGCGCGCTGCTGAGATTTAGCTCAGTAACGCTCGATTAAGAGTTTCGGAGACGGACCATGATTCAAACTGAATCCTACTTAGAAGTGGCTGACAACAGTGGTGCTCGCCGCGTTATGTGTATCAAGGTGCTAGGCGGTTCACATCGTCGTTACGCATCTGTAGGTGACATCATCAAGGTCACCGTGAAGGAAGCAATTCCTCGCGGTAAGGTCAAAAAGGGTCAAGTGATGAAGGCTGTCGTAGTGCGCACTCGCAAAGGTGTTCGCCGCCCAGACGGTTCACTGATCAAATTTGATGATAACGCAGCTGTATTACTTAACAACCAAGATGCTCCAATTGGCACCCGTATTTTTGGGCCAGTTACACGTGAGCTTCGCGGTGACAA from Simiduia curdlanivorans carries:
- the rpmC gene encoding 50S ribosomal protein L29 yields the protein MKTSELREKSVEELNAALLSELQAQFKLRMQAATGQLSQTHLLKNARRDIARIKTVLTEKAGN
- the rpsQ gene encoding 30S ribosomal protein S17 — translated: MDQAKKTARTLTGKVVSNKMDKSIVVLIERREKHPIYGKYVSKSSKLKAHDENNECKMGDVVTIAESRPLSKTKSWALVKIEERAAEI
- the rplN gene encoding 50S ribosomal protein L14 — encoded protein: MIQTESYLEVADNSGARRVMCIKVLGGSHRRYASVGDIIKVTVKEAIPRGKVKKGQVMKAVVVRTRKGVRRPDGSLIKFDDNAAVLLNNQDAPIGTRIFGPVTRELRGDKFMKIISLAPEVL